A region of Burkholderiales bacterium JOSHI_001 DNA encodes the following proteins:
- a CDS encoding putative domain HDIG-containing protein (PFAM: HD domain; Response regulator receiver domain~TIGRFAM: uncharacterized domain HDIG), whose protein sequence is MSEPRIVIIDDNVTNLLLMKALAQAATGVVARTYDNPLPALAACQHDGADLIVVDFMMPHMDGLEFIRQVRTSALCADVPIVMVTAAGQAELRRQALEAGATDFLTKPLDATEMKLRTRNLLALRVAQNQLRDRAAQLADEVRAATAALRDGERELVARLCRAAEFRDPETGGHIQRMARYSQLIARRLGLDASTQEQLLVAAPLHDIGKIATPDHILLKPGRLTDDEMVMMRQHAEVGARILADSKMPEIRMGCDIAAGHHERWDGAGYPLGLAAEAIPLVARIVAVADVFDALTSVRPYKAAWPLAQAREHIAAGIGSHFDPRCAQAFLDAWDEVLAIRAAHPD, encoded by the coding sequence ATGTCCGAGCCCCGCATCGTCATCATCGATGACAACGTCACGAACCTGCTGCTGATGAAGGCCTTGGCGCAGGCCGCCACCGGCGTGGTGGCGCGTACCTACGACAACCCGCTGCCCGCACTGGCCGCCTGCCAGCACGACGGTGCCGACCTGATCGTGGTGGATTTCATGATGCCGCACATGGACGGGCTGGAATTCATCCGCCAGGTGCGCACCAGCGCCTTGTGCGCCGACGTGCCCATCGTCATGGTCACCGCCGCCGGGCAGGCCGAACTGCGCCGCCAGGCCCTGGAGGCCGGCGCCACCGACTTCCTGACCAAGCCGCTGGACGCCACAGAGATGAAGCTGCGCACGCGCAACCTGCTGGCGCTGCGCGTGGCCCAGAACCAGCTGCGCGACCGCGCCGCCCAGCTGGCCGACGAAGTGCGTGCGGCCACCGCCGCTTTGCGCGACGGTGAACGCGAGCTGGTGGCGCGCCTGTGCCGCGCGGCCGAGTTCCGCGACCCCGAAACCGGCGGCCACATCCAGCGCATGGCGCGTTATTCACAACTCATCGCGCGCCGCCTGGGGCTGGACGCCAGCACCCAGGAACAGCTGCTGGTGGCCGCGCCGCTGCACGACATCGGCAAGATCGCCACGCCCGACCACATCCTGCTGAAACCCGGCCGGCTGACCGACGATGAGATGGTGATGATGCGCCAACACGCCGAGGTGGGCGCGCGCATCCTGGCCGACAGCAAGATGCCCGAGATCCGCATGGGCTGCGACATCGCCGCCGGCCACCACGAACGCTGGGACGGCGCGGGCTACCCACTTGGCCTGGCCGCTGAGGCCATCCCGCTGGTGGCCCGCATCGTGGCCGTGGCCGATGTGTTCGATGCCCTCACCTCGGTGCGGCCCTACAAGGCCGCCTGGCCGCTGGCGCAGGCGCGCGAGCACATCGCCGCCGGCATCGGCAGCCACTTCGA